The stretch of DNA CCCACTCACTGCCGAGAGCAGATTCCGTGACCGTGTAGGTGCCGGGAATCAGGTCGTCCCATCTCAGGACGCCGCCGGTCGTGCTCTTACAGTCACCACTCGGATACGAAGGACCGGTGATACAGATCTCAAAGAGAGTTCCGTCGGGAGTTACGCCGTTCCAGATGACATCTTTCGTTACCTCAAGGGAGCCGAGGATGTACTCGTTCGTCACCGTCGCGGTTCCGACACCGCCACTTGTAACAGTAGCGCCGGAGTCGTCGATGACGGGGACTTCCCACTCACTGCCGAGAGCAGATTCCGTGACCGTGTAGGTGCCGGGAATCAGGTCGTCCCATCTCAGGACGCCGCCGGTCGTGCTCTTACAGTCACCACTCGGATACGAAGGACCGGTGATACAGATCTCAAAGAGAGTTCCGTCGGGAGTTACGCCGTTCCAGATGACATCTTTCGTTACCTCAAGGGAGCCGAGGATGTACTCGTTCGTCACCGTCGCGGTTCCGACACCGCCACTTGTAACAGTAGCGCCGGAGTCGTCGATGACGGGGACTTCCCACTCACTGCCGAGAGCAGATTCCGTGACCGTGTAGGTGCCGGGAATCAGGTCGTCCCATCTCAGGACGCCGCCGGTCGTGCTCTTACAGTCACCACTCGGATACGAAGGACCGGTGATACAGATCTCAAAGAGAGTTCCGTCGGGAGTTACGCCGTTCCAGATGACATCTTTCGTTACCTCAAGGGAGCCGAGGATGTACTCGTTCGTCACCGTCGCGGTTCCGACACCGCCACTGTAACAGTAGCGCCGGAGTCGTCGATGACGGGGACTTCCCACTCACTGCCGAGAGCAGATTCCGTGACCGTGTAGGTGCCGGGAATCAGGTCGTCCCATCTCAGGACGCCGCCGGTCGTGCTCTTACAGTCACCACTCGGATACGAAGGACCGGTGATACAGATCTCAAAGAGAGTTCCGTCGGGAGTTACGCCGTTCCAGATGACATCTTTCGTTACCTCAAGGGAGCCGAGGATGTACTCGTTCGTCACGTCGCGGTTCCGACACCGCCACTTGTAACTTTCGCCTTCCACTTCCCACTCTCACTGCGTTCCCACCGCCGGGCAGTAGGCGTCCCATCTCTCGTCGCGCCGTTTTGTCAACTTCGGAGAGCAGATTCCGTGACCGTGTAAATCAGGATCTCAGGACGCCGCCGTCGACAGTCACCACTCGATACGAAGGACCGGTGATACAGATCTCAAAGAGAGTTCCGTCGGGAGTTACGCCGTTCCAGATGACATCTTTCGTTACCTCAAGGGGAGAGGATGTACTCGTTCGTCACCGTCGCGGTTCCGACACCGCCACTTGTAACAGTAGCGCCGGAGTCGTCGATGACGGGGACTTCCCACTCACTGCCGAGAGCAGATTCCGTGACCGTGTAGGTGCCGGGAATCAGGTCGTCCCATCTCAGGACGCCGCCGGTCGTGCTCTTACAGTCACCACTCGGATACGAAGGACCGGTGATACAGATCTCAAAGAGAGTTCCGTCGGGAGTTACGCCGTTCCAGATGACATCTTTCGTTACCTCAAGGGAGCGAGGATGTACTCGTTCGTCACCGTCGCGGTTCCGACACCACCACTTGTAACAGTAGCGCCGGAGTCGTCGATGACGGGGACTTCCCACTCACTGCCGAGAGCAGATTCCGTGACCGTGTAGGTGCCGGGATCAGGTCGTCCCATCTCAGGACGCCGCCGGTCGTGCTCTTACAGTCACCACTCGGATACGAAGGACCGGTGATACAGATCTCAAAGAGAGTTCCGTCGGGAGTTACGCCGTTCCAGATGACATCTTTCGTTACCTCAAGGGAGCCGAGGATGTACTCGTTCGTCACCGTCGCGGTTCCGACACCGCCACTTGTAACAGTAGCGCCGGAGTCGTCGATGACGGGGACTTCCCACTCACTGCCGAGAGCAGATTCCGTGACCGTGTAGGTGCCGGGAATCAGGTCGTCCCATCTCAGGACGCCGCCGGTCGTGCTCTTACAGTCACCACTCGGATACGAAGGACCGGTGATACAGATCTCAAAGAGAGTTCCGTCGGGAGTTACGCCGTTCCAGATGACATCTTTCGTTACCTCAAGGGAGCCGAGGATGTACTTCGTTCGTCACCGTCGCGGTTCCGACACCGCCACTTGTAACAGTAGCGCCGGAGTCGTCGATGACGGGGACTTCCCACTCACTGCCGAGAGCAGATTCCGTGACCGTGTAGGTGCCGGGAATCAGGTCGTCCATCTCAGGACGCCGCCGGTCGTGCTCTTACAGTCACCACTCGGATACGAAGGACCGGTGATACAGATCTCAAAGAGAGTTCCGTCGGGAGTTACGCCGTTCCAGATGACATCTTTCGTTACCTCAAGGGAGCCGAGGATGTACTCGTTCGTCACCGTCGCGGTTCCGACACCACCACTTGTAACAGTAGCGCCGGAGTCGTCGATGACGGGGACTTCCCACTCACTGCCGAGAGCAGATTCCGTGACCGTGTAGGTGCC from Methanovulcanius yangii encodes:
- a CDS encoding MSCRAMM family protein, which codes for MGSPRHRRLRRYCYSGGVGTATVTNEYILGSLEVTKDVIWNGVTPDGTLFEICITGPSYPSGDCKSTTGGVLRWDDLIPGTYTVTESALGSEWEVPVIDDSGATVTSGGVGTATVTNEYILGSLEVTKDVIWNGVTPDGTLFEICITGPSYPSGDCKSTTGGVLRWDDLIPGTYTVTESALGSEWEVPVIDDSGATVTSGGVGTATVTNEYILGSLEVTKDVIWNGVTPDGTLFEICITGPSYPSGDCKSTTGGVLRWDDLIPGTYTVTESALGSEWEVPVIDDSGATVTSGGVGTATVTNEYILGSLEVTKDVIWNGVTPDGTLFEICITGPSYPSGDCKSTTGGVLRWDDLIPGTYTVTESALGSEWEVPSSTTPALLLQVAVSEPRR